GGCCTCACTCAACATCACTGGCAGAGGAACCAGTATCCTGCTGAAGACTATGGGAGGCGAGCAGCTTGTGAGCAGCCAGGTGGTGTCTGGCTTGGAAGTCTGCAGCTTGGAGAgtagtaacttcctggagtttcCCAACACCTACTCTCAGAAGGTGATTCCGGCTCGCAAACAGAACATCCCACTACAGGAGGAAGTGGATAAGTGGCCGCATCTCAGTGAAGTGCGGATCCCAAAGATTCAGGCAGACATAGGCCTTCTCATCGGAACTGATGTACCCAAGGCAATGGAGCCATGGCAGGTGGTACCCAGCGTGGAAGATGGACCATATGCGGTAAAAACACGACTGGGATGGATTGTCAATGGCCCCCTCCGAGGAGACAATAGCCATGAAATCACGAGTGGACTCATACAGGTCACGTCCAACCGCACATCAGTGGTCACGCTAGACGAGCTGTGGAGCCAACAATTTAAGAACGACTTCCCAGAGTGTCAAGACGACCGTCTGGAGATGTCAAGGGAAGACCTCCAGTTTCTGGAGATGGTCTCAAAGTCTgtgagactgactgacagagggACACTACAGCATCGGTCTACCACTAAGGAACACGGCTGTCAAGATGCCGAACAACAGAAGAGTAGCCGAACAGCAAGCTCTCAACTTAAAGAAGAGGTTCACTAAGAACCCTCAGTTTCAGGCTGACtactctgtgtttgtggaagACTGGATCGCAAAGGGTTACGCAGTGAAGGTTCCCGAGGAGGAGCTCAGCCGCAATGATGGAAAGGTCTGGTACTTGCCACACCATGGCGTGTACCATGCCAAGAAGATGAAGATCCGAGTGGTGTTCGACTGTGGGGCGTCGTACCAGGGCACCACATTGAACAACCAGCTGCTACAGGGGCCGGATCTAACCAGTACTCTGCTCGTCACGAGGTTCAGGCAAGAGGAGGTGGCTGTCATGGTGGACGTAGAAGCCATGTTCCACCAGGTCAAGGTGCCGGTCGAGGATGCTGACCTTCTCCGGTTTCTCTGGTGGCCCTCTGGTGACATCAGTCAAGACTTTGCAGAGTACAGAATGAGAGTGCACATATTCGGTGCCACCTCATCCCGAAGTTGTGCCACCTTCGCCCTACAGAAGTGTGCACAAGACCACAGAGAACTGTACAGCGCCGCAGGAGTCAGCACAGTGCTGCGCAACTTCTACGTCGACGACTGTCTCAAGTCTGTTCGCTCAGAAGAGGAGGCCATTTCCTTGTGCAACGACTTGAGGGCCATCCTAGATTCAGGAGGATTCCGGCTCACTAAGTGGGTGAGCAACAGCAGAGCTGTGCTGTCTGCGATCCCTGAAGAGGAAAGAGCCGAGGAGCTAAGggacctggatctggacctggacaCGCTCCCTGTTGAGCGAGCCTTGGGAGTCCGGTGGTGTACTGAGAGTGACAACTTCAAGTTTAAGATCGTCATACAAGAAAGACCACCTACTAGAAGAGGCATCCTCTCCATTTTTGGCTCAATCTACGATCCGCTGGGTATCCTATCGCCAGTAGTCTTGACTGCGAAGAGGATCCTGCAAGAGCTTTGCAGACTCAAACTGGGATGGGATGACGACATCCCCGAGCCCCTCGCTCAACAATGGACCAGTTGGATGGAGGACCTTCGTCTGTTGGAGGACTTCGGAGTATCTCGGTGTTTCAAGCCTAAGGGCTTCGGCGAGGCTACATCCAACCAGCTGCATCACTTCACAGATGCTAGCCAAGAAGGCTACGGAACGGTGAGCTACCTGCtacagaagaacaaagacaagTTTCATGTTGCCTTCGTCATTCGTCTGATTCTGTGCCGCAAAAGGAAGGAGATGAATGCTTCTCTCTCACAGTCAGAGGTCCGGACACAGATGAAGATCTTCAAGGCAAGCCTCCAGAAGACGAATCTCACTGTGGAGAACATGAAAGAAGCGGAGCTCGAGATCATTCGTTTCAGTCACGACAGAAATACTCAGAAGAGATCTCCGCGCTTCAGAAAGGAGATGACATCAAGATGAGCAGTCACATCTACAAGCTCAAACCCAAACTACAAGAGGGAATCCTCAGAGTAGGAGGAAGACTCAGCAGATCAGCGATGCCTGAAGAGGTTAAACACCCTGCCATACTGTCTGAGGATTTCCATATCACAGAGCTTATTCTCAGGGACATCCACGAAAATGTGGGTCACAGCAGTCGTAACTATGTGCTGTCCAAGCTGCGGCTCAAGTATTGGATCCCTGGCGCTCACGCAGCAATAAGAAGAGTCCTTTCCAAGTGTGTGACATGTCGACGCTCACATAGTGCTGCTGGACAACAGCAGATGGCGGACTTACCCCAGGACAGGGTACTCCCAGACGAACCCCCTTTCACCAACACAGGGGTTGACTACTTCGGTCCTTTCGAAGTCAAACGCGGCAGAAGCATCGTGAAGAGGTGGGGTGTCATCTTTACCTGCCTGGCTATCCGTGCCATCCATATTGAGGTGGCGTCGTCGTTGGACACGGACTCATTCATCAACACTCTGCGGCGCTTCCTAGCGAGGAGAGGCCAAGTGAAGATCCTCCGTTCAGACAACGGGACAAATTTCGTTGGGGCAGAGAGCGAGCTAAGAAGAGCCATGGAACAGTGGAATAGCTCCAAGATCGAGAACAGTCTGTGTCAGAGGGGCATCCAGTGGATCTTCAACCCCCTGACTGGTTCTCACCATGGCGGAGTCTGGGAGCGGATGATTAGGTCGGTCAGAAAGGTCCTCAGCACCACCTTACGGCTCCAGACTCTGGATGAAGAAGGCCTACACACTGTCTTGTGTGAAGCAGAAGCGATTATCAACAGTCGACCGATAACCAAATCCTCCAGTGACCCTTCAGACCTGGAAGCGCTTACCCCCAACCATCTCTTGCTCCTCCAGTCAAAGCCTTCCCTGCCACCAGACCTCTTCGTGAAAGAAGAACTCTACACCCGCAGGAGATGGAAACAAGTCCAGTACATGGCAGATATATTCTGGAAACGATGGACAAGAGAATACCTACCTCAGCTACAAGAGCGGCAGAAGTGGACACGTATGTCACGCAACTTCGCTGAAGGGGATGTCGTCCTGATCGTCGATGACTCTGCGCCCCGCAACTCCTGGGTCCTGGGCAAGATCATCGAGGCAGTTCCTGACAGGCACGGGCTCGTGCGTCGCGTCCGCATCAAGACGAAGACAACCACTTTAGACAGACCCATCACCAAGGTCTGTCTCCTCCAAGAAGCAGCATGAGGCGGTGGTAAAGACCGTCCTCCTACGGTGTGCCATGTGCTAGTAACCTCTGGCACCAGGTATTggttttccagcagcagagatgctTATTATTTTGAGTAATTTATTTGTTGGCTCCTTAGTTTTTTAGTTAAGTAATTGTCTCTAGGTTTGAAGAGAAATTAGGGGCCGGTATATAGGAGCCAAGGCATCCTAGATGTTATCGGGGAtaggcttttattttatttctataggTTGTTTGCCTACAGCCATAGCCTACTTTGGACAGTGAAACTCAGTTTAGCTGTATGTTACATTATTGTATTTTCTCAGTCTCTAATTAATGTTTAGATTGATGACTTTGGATATATTTGTACTAggcatgttcatttttttgggCTACTGGCCCTTTAAGGGACTTGGATGCTTGCTGCGCTAGCGGTCTCGGACTTGCAGTAAACCGACAGGGGGAGGTCGGGGAATTTGCACTGAGAGCGTACAGTTTTCTTACCGTAGCTGAAGCATTATTTGTGGCATAGAGCCAAGTTTATAGTTTTAGTCAAGGAAATACAATTTGTTCCTGTAATAAGATTCCCCCTGTGGAAGAATAAACTTTCATCTGTCATCATTTACATCGGAGTTCAGTGGAGTTTTTCCTTGCTCGCAACTAGCGGACTTCAGCACGAGTAACGTAAACAAGTCAGTGGACCGCCGGCCCCTCACATTACCACTTTGCCAAAGTGGGACATCGATCATGATAACTCACGTAACACGGGATCATACTTTGCGTGAACTATCCCTCCAAAGGCTTCGTGGCCTTTTTTAGGATGGCGAAGCTTTTTTCGAAAGAAGGTTTTTCAAGGTGAACCACGGAGTTGTTGTGTTGTATCATCCAGTAACAGTGTTAAAGCCTAGTTGACCGTGTTTTGtaccaaaaggtcaaaggtcgcctGAAAGCGTTCAATGCGTGACTGTGCTGACCAAACGTGACTCCCACCCACCCCCctctgaaaaaagaagacatagcAGCATGTGCAGTACAAAGGTGTtgttcttctgttcttcttAGTGTGTTTACTAGccttgaaaatcaataaaataagattGACATATTTAAGATGAGGGAGTTCACAGTATTACACAACTGCAGCTAACTAGCAGCGTAGCTGGCATTTTCTTTGCATGACAGTCAGGAcacttgtttttggtgttttcctttttatttgctttctggttTTCTACTGAATGCTGGTATACTCCACCTTTCTCTATCGATTTTCTCAGCTTTTTAAGTGCATATAACTCTTTTTGTCTCAAGACgatatgatgaagatgatgatgatcaagtCGATGAGGATGACTATGAGGATGCTGATGACATGATGAAGATTATCTTGCATGCTTTTCTATGAGGCTCTGTGTTGTCAGTGCACAACGGCTGCCTTTCGCACGCAGCAGAGAGAATACGACAGGCGCCTGTTGAGCATCTGCACCAAGAGTGGCAGGTGCTTCACTCGGCCTGCGTGTCACTTTGAGGAGCAGCATTCAGTCCAACTGACAGACTGGAGGCCGTTCAGAGAGTGAATgagctccagcagggggcgcagtcacacaaagaaaagcacaaacgcacacaggcGGATGGCAGATTGATGCTTCTGTTATAACAAGTTGACTTTAGTGTCAGACAATCAGAGGCAACAGCAGTTTATCACTGGAGAATAAGAAGAAGCTTCCGGTATAATGATTGATCAGAGCTGCACCGTTATGACCAAAATGACTGTCCGGATCAAAGTTCAGCACCACGATCGTAATGTTGAGGCgtggttgttttcctctggggaACAAAATCAGTCTCCTTTATTGGTCTGACATCAGAAAGGCTTTTCATGTTCTGAACTAAACTAAACGTACCAACATCGCCCACAAATCAggattgtgtgtgaatgatcGAAGCTGAAATGGTGATAGAGAATGATTCACTGAGCAGGCCTACAGAAAGTACAGTCAGTGTCCTTCTGTGGTGTCTTGAGGTCAGTGCGAGCTCTTAGTCACATGAAGCATCGCTGAGGTCAACGGGAGCCGCTGTGTTCACTCTGAAGCTCTGCCGTCgtctttctgcagcctgtgactgagctgcactgacaacactgaGCTGGCTTCTCTTTGTCGGgtgtctttcactctttctcccattccctctgtttccaaCCTCTCTcaatcatttctctgcacttggctctttctactttccttttgtctctttttgtcactttgggTTTCTTCtgtataataatattattaatccTCTAGTTCTCTGATTCTTCCCATTATTGCTCTGTTCTCTTACGTGCTACACGTGTTTCTATAACttcaagaaaatgtgttaaggtgttatcaataaaatgatcatttaaatagaaaagtcagtcagtttctctgattccaaacacagaaagcagcatggcTTTGACTGTTCGTACTGGCAGAAGTAACTCGggacacacatgaactcagtcatgttttcagtagaacatttgcaaagcaggtAGAAAACCAACAAGTTTTTCAACACAACATAAAGTCAGTCCACAGTTATCCAGAGTACATCCTGACGtccatccaacacacactcatgtgctgaaatttgaggatttgctgtttttatttgggatctttcattattttctcatatttgatcaactaaataaatcaacacactgATATTAGAAACAGTCTTTAGTCGCAGCCTTAATTCACACAATCTTAAAGTCAATGTTTGATGGATCTGCTCTGACTTTCTTACAACTGTGGGATACTTTGtagagaaatacaaacagcatctgacacCATCAAACAatttctgcagacttttctacagtgagagaagcacaaataaggaaggaggctgagtttgttcatctggataaaactgaaataatatgtGGAAGATCGTCTTtgaaacaaaaggcaaaaaaatcaacagctgaattatttcatcaacgttctccacagtaaaacatgttgatcacaaaaacattgaaaaaatcttaaaatgtgcattaacaTAACTGCATTTTGAGAAATTTACTGCTTATTTTTTAAACTGGaataataaaaagacaaaaataattgtgaaatgacaaaaataaacaaggcaagatgaggctttctgttcttctatgatttcaaatgaaagcctttttaaaatgtgtgtttgttgttcatccttgaaaacttcaaataaatctgtAGATGAAAGTTTTCTGATTTAAATGATCACATTAAATCTACTCGTCCAATTTCTTGCAGCATCATTACACCACAAACACCATTTTGGAAAGAATGcttcacacactgaattaatcctaaattcacacttcagtttgtcattctgtgctttggaaatatatttgatGTCAGACACCGACCAAGGAATGTGTTCCATCATGTCAtttgctgaaagagacaaaatattattttctatttaacCTTGTTCTCCATATTTTCTTCATTAACTTTCAAATTACAGGATTTTCACCTTTAAAGAACTAACTGTTATTGTCTGTAattgacatgaaagcagcacattataaaaatctgaatgaatcacttggacctcaccatcctccctgatcatcacacagaaacatcactttgacacattttgatagCAGCAGTTTTAGCATCACCAGCTTCTCCAATTTCAAAATATGGgaagagtttctcagtgaaagtgtCTTTGTAAGCGTAGATGTGAGTCATGTCTTCAGGGTTGTAGAAGGACACCTTCCCCCTGTCATAGTCCAGTTGgactctgatcctctggagactcttcttcactgtgacagtcttACCAAGACCATTAGTGTATTTTCCACGGTGATGCAATAAACACCAGATTCCATATTTTGGTGAGGCAAATATCTTCCCCTTCCTGTCAACTGACTCTTTAGCCAAACCCACAGTCCATCGAGGAtggtctcccacctccacctcccagctgcGTTTCCCTGAGCTGAAGCCCTCAGAGCCCAGAACAGTGGAATATTTAGTGTATCTCTCTGGAttgtcaggaagctgctgctttgtgtctccacacctcacactggtcagatcatcagacagatAGAGCCTGCGGTGTCCAGTGTTTGGGTCCAGAATGACAGGACTGAAGTGGACcttgtccttcatcttcttccagactgtgaaggacaggttgcccaggtgtttggccacatctatcagagctcctgagagcagctgtggatctgacagtgagcactggactctggctctgctctgagtggctttataactgctgaggaatggcacgttgtgtttctgcagctcttcttcaacagcacagatactgtctgacagagaggagatctgctgctcaatcatcttcatctctctgctcacagtcctccccttctgctcctcttcctccctcagagctgccagtctggactcctcttcctctttcaggaactggtggagcttgttgaactctgctctgatctgcttctctgtggacaacagctgcttcttggagTGTTGAATCACTTCTATGTATGTTTCCTCCACTCGTTTGtatttgtccctcttgtcctgcagagactgtaagtcagatttcagctggtcctTCAGCTTACTGACTGCTTGTTCTACAGGAACCACCTTGTGACTCTGAtgcagagaaaactcacagacaggacacacacctCGCTGCTCGTCCTGACAGAACAATTTAGGCTCTTCTTGGTGTTTACtacacaccacctccaccttcaccttcttctttcccttttccgTCTCAGATGATCCAGATTTCTGTCTCCCAGCAAAGATGTCAGCCACTCCCTTTAGTGAAAAGTTCACTCCTGGATCGTCCTTTGAGGATTTTCTCTTACAAATGGGACAGTTTTTGTTCTTAGCTTGTTCCCAGAATTGTTGCaggcagcttgaacagaagctgtggttgcagctcagagacacaggatctctgaaagtctctgaacacacatggcaACTCAGGTAACCTTCAACGAGGGCAATTTTCTCAGCCATTTGTATCCAAATTGTCTTTCAAAAGCAAGACTCACCAAATTCGTGTCCCTCTGAATTAAATATTAGAGTCGTTCGTGTCTTTCTAGTAGATTTCTTTCACCCTGTAATGGCGTCTCAGTCCCAGTCAGACTCATCAAAATCAACTttaagtttctctttctttcctttaaaGTAAATCattgacagctgacatgatATTTTCTTACCAGCAGATGGGGCTATTTGATTTCTTTACTTCTTATCTGTTAACTTTCCATATGATGAGCCTTGGACTCCTTAAAatataaatcatttattttcaagttaaaaaaaacaaacaaaaacaataaatacataagacagcccactgacactgaaaacaaatgattgacTATAGAAAAACCTACATTAATACCTAAATTCAAATGTTTGAGGAAAATTATCAACACCATGTAGCATCATGTGGAGGGGCATGAAAGGCTGCATGGATACCAGTCCCAGTCCTGTTTTGAAGTAAACTCAGGATTATGTTTAGTCCTGGACTAGGCTGATCTTTGACCAGAGAAACCTCAGCAGGTTTAActgaacattaaaacactggaataatgtttttctgctctgcaaCAAACCATTTTGAACACATTCAAAGCCTTCCTGTTGTTCAAATACTCAAACCACTGCTTTAGTATAAGGACTAGAATTCccctcaatcaatcaatcaatcaatcaatcaatcaatcaatcaatcaatcaatcaatcaatcaatcaatcaatgtgacCATGTTGGTAGATGAATAAATGCATCAGTGcttttgcatgtgtatgttttgtgttgtgtctccCACTGAGACTCAAAACATTTAACTGCTCAGTGAAACTAAGATGAGAAAggactgaaaataaataaataaataaataaattaattaattaaaaaaaaaattctgttttctACTTTTTGTTCTGTCAACACAACAACTTGTGACACAATGAGAAAGGCTTCTTGTCACCATGGAATATTCTGGTCTGTCGTCGTAACAAATGAATTACGTCTTACGTTCCATCAGCGTATCTTGTTAGAATTAcaatattttgtcaaatgaCAGACTGAGCACTGTTtctggtcacagcagcagcgacaTGCTGCCCTTCTTCTCAAACCTCACGCTCATCTGACGTCACACCTCTGCATCATCaaacttgtttgttgttgttgcagcagcatctttttgtttgtgctcgTGGTGCTAAAAAGGTGTTCGTGGAGGGACGCGTGTTGGTGACAACTAATATTTAAGTCCATGTCAGTCATGAAGAAGGCTCTGTAAGCTGAAAGCCTCCACGAGTGTTTTCCTTCATAGCGTGAGTTCAGAAACGTCTGCAGGTTGTGAGGTTTGGCTTTGCTGTTCTGTGGTCTGCTTCCTCATTTCAGGGCAGTCCAAtcccacaggctgcagtgtttgagtgtgtgtgtctgcaagcatgtacagtacatctgttgctctcagtgtgtgttctgtagaAACCtggtgggggtgggaggtgttgtgtgtgagatggaAGGAGAAGGCTTTATTTCGGAGGACATATCAGTCCCCTGCCTTCATCCCaggactttgttttttctctcgatttctgctttttcatctcttgtttttcacGTGTTATCAGCTTTTTCTCATTACAAAGTGCTCGTGCCAGAGGAGGCGGGATTAGTCCGATGGActtcaaagcactgaaaactgtttttgtgggGGTTTGACTTGCGATCAGCTCCTCTGTACTTTGCTCGTCCACCATTGGCTGCCTTCACATTTGTCTCGCCCCTATTGGTCAGACCAAGATATTAAGAGACCGGGCAGTCGGTTTGGTGAGTAGTCCTCAGGTTTCTATTTATttggaatatttatttatttattttagtggatatttttattgtgcttctttctttcttttctttttcttttcttttcctgttgtgtacAGCTCGTGCACTTGTGCAAgtactgtctgttgttgttcaaAGGGACACTGCTCCATGTGAAACATGACGGTTTTAAAGGGATAGTACACCCAATTTGcatcctgcatgtgtttttctgcaatgaCCAACATGGTGTgatttactttttctgtttttctgctgcaacTTTAAATTGAAGTTGATTTGTCACgttatttttgcagttttctgctgtccattgtttttcttccatgtaGCTCATTACCACTTTGCCAGAGTGGGACATCGATCACGGTAACTCACGTAACACAGGATCGTACTTTGCGTGAACTATCCCTCCAAAGGCTTCGTGGCCTTTTTTAGGATGGTGAAGCTTTTTCTCGAAAGAAGGTTTTTCAAGGTGAACCACGGAGTTGTTGTGTTGTATCATCCAGTAACAGTGTTAAAGCCTAGTTGACCGTATTTTGtaccaaaaggtcaaaggtcgcctGAAAGCGTTCAGTGCGTGACTGTGCTGACCAAACGTGACTCCCACCCACCCGCctctgaaaaaagaagacatagcAGCATGTGCAGTACAAAGGTGTtgttcttctgttcttcttAGTGTGTTTACTAGccttgaaaatcaataaaataagattGACATATTTAAGATGAGGGAGTTCACAGTATTACACAACTGCAGCTAACTAGCAGCGTAGCTGGCATTTTCTTTGCATGACAGTCGGGAcacttgtttttggtgttttcctttttatttgctttctggttTTATACTGAATGCTGGTATACTCCACCTTTCTCTATCGATTTTCTCAGCTTTTTAAGTGCATATAACTCTTTTTGTCTCAAGGCgatatgatgaagatgatgatgatgatcaagtCGATGAGATTAATGACTGTGGCACTATGAGGATGttgaggatgtgatgaagattATCTCGCATGCTTTTCTATGGGGCTCTGTGTTGTCAGTGCACAACGGCTGCCTTTCGCACGCAGCAGAGAGAATACGACAGGCGCCTGTTGAGCATCTGCACCAAGAGTGGCAGGTGCTTCACTCGGCCTGCGTGTCACTTTGAGGAGCAGCATTCAGTCCAACTGACAGACTGGAGGCCGTTCAGAGAGTGAATgagctccagcagggggcgcagtcacacaaagcaaagcacaaacgcacacaggcGGATGGCAGATTGATGCTTCTGTTATCACAAGTTGACTTTAGTGTCAGACAATCAGAGGCAACAGCAGTTTATCACTGGAGAATAAGAAGAAGCTTCCGGTATAATGATTGATCAGAGCTGCACCGTTATCACCAAAACGACCGTCCGGATCAAAGTTCAGCACCACGATCGTAATGTTGAGGCgtggttgttttcctctggggaACAAAATCAGTCTCCTTTATTGGTCTGACATCAGAAAGGCTTTTCATGTTCTGAACTAAACTAAACGTACCAACATCGCCCACAAATCAggattgtgtgtgaatgatcaAAGCTGAAATGGTGATAGAGAATGATTCACTGAGCAGGCCTACAGAAAGTACAGTCAGTGTCCTTCTGTGGTGTCTTGAGGTCAGTGCGAGCTCTTAGTCACATGAAGCATCGCTGAGGTCAACGGGAGCCGCTGTGTTCACTCTGAAGCTCTGCCGTCgtctttctgcagcctgtgactgagctgcactgacaacactgaGCTGGCTCCTCTTTGTCGGgtgtctttcactctttctcccattccctctgtttccaacctttctcaatcatttctctgcacttggctctttctactttccttttgtctctttttgtcactttgggTTTCTTCtgtataataatattattaatccTCTAGTTCTCTGATTCTTCCCATTATTGCTCTGTTCTCTTACGTGCTACACGTGTTTCTATAACttcaagaaaatgtgttaaggtgttatcaataaaatgatcatttaaatagaaaagtcagtcagtttctctgattccaaacacagaaagcagcatggcTTTGACTGTTTGTACTGGCAGAAGTAACTCGggacacacatgaactcagtcatgttttcagcagaacatttgcaaagcaggtAGAAAACCAACAAGTTTTTCAACACAACATAAAGTCAGTCCACAGTTATCCAGAGTACATCCTGACGtccatccaacacacactcatgcgctgaaatttgaggatttgctgtttttatttgggagctttcattattttctcatatttgatcaactaaataaatcaacacactgATATTAGAAACAGTCTTTAGTCGCAGCCTTAATTCACACAATCTTAAAGTCACTAAAATACTTTGtagagaaatacaaacagcatctgacacCATTCAATAatttctgcagacttttctgcagtgaaagaagcacaaataaggaaggaggctgagtttgttcatctggatgaaactgaaataatatgTGGAAGATTGTTTTTGACACaaatggcaacaaaaaaaaaaccaaaacagctgaattatttcatcaacgttctccacagtaaaacatgttgatcacaaaaacattgaaacaatctgaaaatctgTATTAaccaaaatgcattttgagaaatttaatgatatatttttaaacttggacaataaaaagacagaaagtaattgtgaaatgacaaaaataaacaaggcaagatgaggctttctgttcttctatgatttcaaatgaaagcctttttaaaatgtgtgtttgttgttcatccttgaaaacttcaaataaatctgtagatgaaagttttcttattttaattatcTCTTTAAATCTACTCGTCCAACTTCTTGCAGCATCTTTACTCCACAAACACCATTTTGGAAAGAACGcttcacacact
This Chaetodon auriga isolate fChaAug3 chromosome 5, fChaAug3.hap1, whole genome shotgun sequence DNA region includes the following protein-coding sequences:
- the LOC143320518 gene encoding nuclear factor 7, brain-like, whose protein sequence is MAEKIALVEGYLSCHVCSETFRDPVSLSCNHSFCSSCLQQFWEQAKNKNCPICKRKSSKDDPGVNFSLKGVADIFAGRQKSGSSETEKGKKKVKVEVVCSKHQEEPKLFCQDEQRGVCPVCEFSLHQSHKVVPVEQAVSKLKDQLKSDLQSLQDKRDKYKRVEETYIEVIQHSKKQLLSTEKQIRAEFNKLHQFLKEEEESRLAALREEEEQKGRTVSREMKMIEQQISSLSDSICAVEEELQKHNVPFLSSYKATQSRARVQCSLSDPQLLSGALIDVAKHLGNLSFTVWKKMKDKVHFSPVILDPNTGHRRLYLSDDLTSVRCGDTKQQLPDNPERYTKYSTVLGSEGFSSGKRSWEVEVGDHPRWTVGLAKESVDRKGKIFASPKYGIWCLLHHRGKYTNGLGKTVTVKKSLQRIRVQLDYDRGKVSFYNPEDMTHIYAYKDTFTEKLFPYFEIGEAGDAKTAAIKMCQSDVSV